A window of Bos taurus isolate L1 Dominette 01449 registration number 42190680 breed Hereford chromosome 19, ARS-UCD2.0, whole genome shotgun sequence contains these coding sequences:
- the RNF227 gene encoding RING finger protein 227: MQLLVRIPSLPERGELDCNICYRPFNLGDRAPRRLPGTARARCGHTLCTACLRELAARGDGGGAVARAVRLRRLITCPFCRAPTRLPRGGVAEISVDPDLRSRLEAKVRRESDEAGGHANRETDDEEKESEKGAGPRSAGWRALRRLWARLLVPVRGWRRPLPSNVLYCPEVKDLAHMTRYTP, encoded by the exons ATGCAGCTCCTGGTGAGGATACCGTCTCTTCCAGAGCGCGGCGAGCTGGACTGCAACATCTGCTACCGGCCTTTCAACCTCGGGGACCGCGCGCCCCGCCGCCTGCCCGGGACGGCGCGCGCCCGCTGCGGCCACACGCTCTGCACCGCGTGCCTGCGCGAGCTGGCGGCGCGCGGCGACGGTGGCGGGGCGGTGGCGCGCGCGGTGCGCCTGCGCCGCCTCATCACGTGCCCTTTCTGTCGCGCGCCCACCCGGCTCCCGCGCGGCGGAGTCGCGGAGATTTCTGTCGACCCGGACTTACGGTCGCGCTTGGAGGCAAAAGTCAGGCGCGAATCTGATGAGGCGGGTGGCCACGCGAACCGAGAGACCGATGACGAGGAAAAGGAGAGCGAGAAAGGGGCGGGGCCTAGGAGCGCAGGGTGGCGCGCGCTCCGACGGCTCTGGGCCCGGTTGCTGGTGCCCGTGCGCGGGTGGCGGCGCCCGCTGCCTAGCAACG TGCTGTACTGTCCAGAGGTCAAGGACTTGGCCCACATGACCCGCTACACGCCGTGA